The sequence below is a genomic window from Deltaproteobacteria bacterium.
TGGGGGAATTGTTCATCGCCCGGGCCGGGCAGGGGGCCTTTCTGAACGGACGGGCCATGGCCGTGTCGTCCGAAACCGATCTGGCCTCTTCCCTGGTGGCCACGGGATTCCCGTATTCCGTCCGGGAGGACATCGAGCCCATCATGGCCGATCTGAAACGGGTTCTCTGCGCCACCCAAGGGGTGCGTCGACCCGGTGCCGCGGCCGGGGACCTGGCCTGGGTGGCCTGCGGCCGATACGACGCTTTCTACGAAATAGGCCTCAAGGCCTGGGACACGGCCGCTGGCATCCTGCTGGTGACCGAGGCCGGAGGGCAGATCTCGACCTTCGACCCGGACACGCCCTACCGCCTTGGAGACCGGACCATCCTGGCCTCCAACAGCCGTATCCACCGGGGCCTTGCCGGCCTCTTGCAGGC
It includes:
- a CDS encoding inositol monophosphatase, with the protein product MNHDLMTQAENIVRQSGHIVLDHWDKPRNITRKGRIDLVTDTDLAVEAFLKEALADILPGSAFLAEETSAETKLDRPTWIIDPVDGTTNFAHGVPFVATSVALWQDGQIVLGLVNMPIMGELFIARAGQGAFLNGRAMAVSSETDLASSLVATGFPYSVREDIEPIMADLKRVLCATQGVRRPGAAAGDLAWVACGRYDAFYEIGLKAWDTAAGILLVTEAGGQISTFDPDTPYRLGDRTILASNSRIHRGLAGLLQA